A genomic segment from Muntiacus reevesi chromosome 15, mMunRee1.1, whole genome shotgun sequence encodes:
- the GPR132 gene encoding probable G-protein coupled receptor 132: MPGNATLDSGPVLGALSTGASSHTCNVPFNDSRVFLVTVYSGVCVLGLPANCLTAWLTLLQARQGHVLAVYLFCLALCELLYVSTLPLWVVYIQHGHRWPLSPWACKVTAYVFFCNLYISILFLCCISCDRFLAVVYALETRGRRHQKTAILVSATVFLLVGLVHSPVFKMEHDETCFETLPMDHKVAGYYYARFTVGFAVPLSIIAITNQRIFRTIQLSTSLSAAQKAKVRFLAIAVVAIFLVCFAPYHLVLLIKAIAFSYHRGAEEPVCDFEIRLYTASVVFLSLATVNSVADPIIYVLAAEVTRQEVCRIHKGWKKWSTKTDDIKLACSKDSEEARSPMSPTNSYTFPGPVHPPGPSPGTPEGLAEGSC; the protein is encoded by the exons ATGCCAG GAAACGCCACGCTGGACTCCGGCCCTGTGCTGGGGGCCCTGTCGACGGGCGCGTCTTCCCACACGTGCAACGTGCCCTTCAACGACAGCAGGGTGTTCCTGGTGACCGTGTACAGCGGCGTGTGCGTGCTGGGCCTGCCGGCCAACTGCCTGACGGCGTGGCTCACGCTGCTGCAGGCACGCCAGGGCCACGTGCTGGCCGTCTACCTCTTCTGCCTGGCGCTCTGCGAGCTGCTCTACGTCAGCACCCTGCCGCTCTGGGTCGTCTACATCCAGCACGGGCACCGCTGGCCGCTCAGCCCCTGGGCCTGCAAGGTGACCGCCTATGTCTTCTTCTGCAACCTCTACATCAGCATCCTCTTcctctgctgcatctcctgcgaCCGCTTCCTGGCGGTGGTGTACGCGCTGGAGACGCGGGGCCGCCGCCACCAGAAGACCGCCATCCTCGTCTCCGCGACAGTCTTCCTTCTCGTCGGGCTCGTCCACTCCCCGGTGTTCAAGATGGAGCACGATGAAACCTGCTTCGAGACGCTGCCGATGGACCACAAGGTGGCCGGGTACTACTATGCGCGCTTCACGGTGGGCTTTGCCGTCCCGCTGTCCATCATCGCCATCACCAACCAGCGCATCTTCAGGACCATCCAACTGAGCACCAGCCTGAGCGCTGCCCAGAAGGCCAAGGTGAGGTTCCTGGCCATCGCGGTCGTGGCCATCTTCCTGGTCTGCTTCGCCCCCTACCACCTGGTGCTCCTGATCAAAGCCATCGCCTTTTCCTACCACAGAGGGGCAGAAGAACCTGTGTGCGACTTTGAAATCCGCCTGTACACGGCCTCCGTGGTGTTCCTGAGCCTGGCCACCGTGAACAGCGTGGCTGACCCCATCATCTACGTGCTGGCCGCGGAAGTGACCCGCCAGGAAGTGTGCAGAATCCACAAGGGGTGGAAAAAGTGGTCCACGAAGACGGATGACATCAAGCTCGCGTGCTCAAAGGACTCGGAGGAGGCACGGTCGCCCATGTCCCCCACCAACAGCTACACCTTCCCCGGGCCCGTCCACCCACCAGGGCCATCACCAGGCACCCCAGAGGGGCTGGCTGAGGGGTCCTGCTGA